The Novosphingobium terrae genome segment CGTTCGCAGTCTCGTGGCAGCACCAGTTCGCAGGTGTAGCAGGTGATGTCATCGGGCGATGGCGGAACCAGCGGGTCGGGGTAGATGCGTTGCCATATGCCCTGCTCATCAAGAACGGCGCGCAGGAAAAGCGACAGGATGCCCGCAGCGATGAAGCAAAGCGCTCCGATCCCGATATGCGTGGTGATGGATGAATTGAGCCGCGCATAGGCGATAGCAAGGCCCAGAAGGAACACGTCGGGCATCGCCCAGGTCTGAAGCTCGGTCGCAACCCGAAAGAGTTGCCCAAGCCAGCGAACCTGTCGTCCCAGCTCGAGCATCGTCAAGACTGCCGCAAGCGCTGCAAAGCGCACGAACGGGAAAAGTACGGCGAAGAGAAAGATGAAGCCTGCCAACAGAGGCCAACTGTCTTGCGCCATCACCCGCGCTGCGGAGGCCAGATGGCTGTGCCGGGAAATCCCGAGGATCGAGGTCGAGAGAAAGGTTTGAAAGTTCCCGGGGATCAGGAGAAGCAACACTGCAAGCGACAGGGCAAGTGCCGCACGCTGGCTGCGTCCCCGCCCTTCTTTGAGCGTCCCTCCGCACTGCGTGCAAGCCACTTCATCGCCATGAGGGATGCGTTGTTGCAAACCGCAATCGAGACAGGACGTCAGGCGATCTCCGCCCTGATCACCCCTCTCGTGCCCAGCGATCGCCTCTTCCAAATGTTTCCCCCTCAGCTGAACGAGCTTTCGTTCAATCAGGCTGTTAGACGCCGGAAATGGGCCAATGTTCCACGGTCTTGCTTAGGCGCAGTCCAGCGCCATCTTTTTGTTCCCTCGCGGATCGCGAAACCCAGCTTGCTTCAAATGCATGGATCGCACTCGGCGCAGGAGAATTTCATTCTGAGCAGCAGCATCGGAGGCTTGGATGAGTTTCGTTCCACGCGGCATCGTGGCCGTTGATAAACAGGGCGACCGCCTTCTCTTTCTCGACCCGGGAACGCTCGAAACGGTTGCGGAAATCACGGCGATGCCGCCGTTGCCGCATGAGCTGGTACTGTCCCCTGATCGGGAAAGGGCTTACGTTCCGGCCTATGGAGACGGGGTGCACGGTGACAACGCCCATCCCAATCACTTCATTTCGGTGATTGATCTTCAACGCCGCTGCCTTGAGCGAAATATCGACCTCGCCCCGCTGGAGGCGCCCCATACCTTGCGGTTCGGGCCGGAAGGGCTGCTCTATGTCGCGTGTGAGAACAGTGGTGCTGTCGCGGTTTTCGATGTGAGAGAGGGCAGACTTCTCGGGAAGATACCCACCGGTTCACGCAACAGTCACCGTTTGGTCATTCTCCCCCGGAGCGGCCTTATCTGCACCGATAATGAGGAGGATGGCAGCATGTCGGTGCTTGGTCTTGGCGATCACAGCTTTCGAGGGAAAGTAGCACTACCTGCGGCACTGGCGGGGATCGCGGCTCTGCCTGATGAGAGCATGATCTTCTGTACTGTTGCCACAAGTCCCCAACTGTGGTCGGTGGCTATGAACGGAATGCGTGTGGGGCGGCCAATATGGCTGAGCGGTCATACCAGAGGCGCTCAGGTCGTACGTGTCAGCCCGGACGGTAGCTTGCTGCTGGTGATCGGGGACCATGAACCCGTTATCACGCTGCTCGAGACCGGATCAGGGCGGCAGCGCAGCGTTAAGGTTGGCACCAAGCCGATGGACGGAGCCTTCCATCCCGATGGCCGAACTTTTCTGATCTGCAATGAGGGCGAAGGCACCCTTGCGGAAATCGACCTCTTGTCAGCACGCGTTATCCGGACTGTCCCGGCGGGCAAAGGATGTGAGACGTTGGCCTATTTCTGATTGAGTGGGATTTCGACAAAGTTGATCTTCTTCTCCAAGCTAACCGCTGGTGCGCTGCCGCGGTTTGTTCCTGTCGGAGACTAACCGAAAAAGGGGATTGGAACAGGTTGGTGGCCCCGTCGTATCGTCACCTGTGAAGGGTTGACTGGATGCCG includes the following:
- a CDS encoding paraquat-inducible protein A — encoded protein: MEEAIAGHERGDQGGDRLTSCLDCGLQQRIPHGDEVACTQCGGTLKEGRGRSQRAALALSLAVLLLLIPGNFQTFLSTSILGISRHSHLASAARVMAQDSWPLLAGFIFLFAVLFPFVRFAALAAVLTMLELGRQVRWLGQLFRVATELQTWAMPDVFLLGLAIAYARLNSSITTHIGIGALCFIAAGILSLFLRAVLDEQGIWQRIYPDPLVPPSPDDITCYTCELVLPRDCERQHCPRCGSWVTRRLAESISRTVALTLAGLLLYIPANLYPLATLPIGGKPMQYTVFQGVIDLVDAKLWALAAIVFIASFLIPALKLAGLSWCVASVLRRSNKRLVAKTRVYRIVDEIGRWSMVDPFVIGCFAPVMGYNALIYGRAGPAALPFTLVVVLTIIGAKCFDPRLMWDAARHTPETKT
- a CDS encoding YncE family protein, with amino-acid sequence MSFVPRGIVAVDKQGDRLLFLDPGTLETVAEITAMPPLPHELVLSPDRERAYVPAYGDGVHGDNAHPNHFISVIDLQRRCLERNIDLAPLEAPHTLRFGPEGLLYVACENSGAVAVFDVREGRLLGKIPTGSRNSHRLVILPRSGLICTDNEEDGSMSVLGLGDHSFRGKVALPAALAGIAALPDESMIFCTVATSPQLWSVAMNGMRVGRPIWLSGHTRGAQVVRVSPDGSLLLVIGDHEPVITLLETGSGRQRSVKVGTKPMDGAFHPDGRTFLICNEGEGTLAEIDLLSARVIRTVPAGKGCETLAYF